The sequence TATCTTCATATACTACATATCTCATTTCCAGAATGGATCCGTTGAAGTATATTTTCCAGAAAGCGATGCCGACCGGAAAGTTAGCTAAAtggcaaatgttgttgagtgaGTTCGATATCATGGATGTGACTCATAAGGCAATAAAAGCACAAgctttggctgatcatcttgcagaaaatcacgtggatgaagaatatgaaccacttaagacttattttcatGATGAAGAAGTTTCGTTTGTGGGTGAAGACATTTCTGAAGCGTATCCCggttggagattattctttgacGGAGCGGCAAATCATCAAGGCAAAGGTATTGGAGCACTCTTAGTGTCAGAATCGGTCAGCACTACCCCATGATAGCTAAGCTCCGGTTTAATTGCACAAACAATATGGCCgaatacgaagcttgtattcttTGTTTGAAAATGGCCATTGACATGGATGTTTACGAGTTATTTGTTATTGGAGACTTAGATcttttgattcatcaagttcaaggtgaatgggctgtgaagaacctgaagattataccttacgtaTAGTATGTGAAGAAACTGTGCAAAAGGTTTCGCAAGATTGCgttcagacatactcccagaatacaaaatgaattagctGATGCTCTGGCCACCATCCCTTCGATGATTAAACATCCGGATACAGATTACATCGACCCGTtggatatagagttgaaagaacatccaGTCCATTGTTCCCATGTTGAAACAGAACCAGACGGTTTGCCTTGGTATTTTGACATAGAAAGATACTTGGAGTCTGGAACTTATCCCGAAGACGCTACTTCCAATCAGAAGAAGTCGATACACCGTATGGctctcaatttttttctaagtggagaagtcctgtataggaggactccagatttgggTCTTCTGAGATGTGTGGATGCCATCAAAGCCGCAAGgcttattgaacagatacatgctgGAGTTTGTGGTACACATATGAATGGGCTCACTTTAGCAAGAAAGATTCTACGAGCTGGgtatttctggatgactatggagaatgactGTTGCAAATTCGTGCAAAAGTGCcacaaatgtcaagtgcacggtgatttgatacgagtgccacctcacgaacttaacgctatgagttcaccttggccatttgtagcttggggaatggatgtcatcggtcctATAGAGCCAGCCGCTTCTAACGGACACAGATTCATCTTAGttgccattgattatttcaccaagtgggtggaagcagccTCTTACAAGTGggtaaccaagaaagtggtGGCTGATTTCGttcgcaacaatctgatatgtaGATTTGGAGtgccagaatccatcattactgataacgGTGCAAATCTCAACAGCCACTTGATGAGAGAGATATGTGAGCAATTTAAGATTATTTATCGAAAGTCAACTGCTTATCGTCCCCAAATGAATGGAGCTATAGAAGCCGCtaataagaatatcaaaaagatcTTGAGGAAAATGATCGACAAGCATCGAGGTTGGCATGAAATGTTGTCATACGCTTTACTGGGTTATCGAATGACGGTCAGAACATCGACTGGTGCTACTCCATACTTGCTAGTGTATGGAACAGAGGTAGTCATACATGTTGAAGTCGAGATACCGTCATTGAggatcatccaagaagctgagttAAGTAATGCTGAATGGGTTAGCAAACGGATTGATCAACtaactttgattgatgagaagagaatggttgctGTCTACCATGGCCAGTTGTATAGACAGAGAATGACTCGCGCCTTTCACAAAAGAGTAAGAACAAGAAATTTTGAGGTTGGTCAGTTGGTGCTTAAGCGTATTTCCTCTCATCTAGATGAGTACAAAGGAAAGTTCGCACCGAACTGGCAAGGACCTTACATGGTTCGCAAAGTATTATAtggaggtgctttggtcctgtcggagatggatggcacTATATGGCCCAAACCTATCAACTCAGatgctgtcaagagatactatGTATGAAGTTTCATTTTGCATTTTCTATTATTTACTTGTAATCGTTCTGTTTGCTTGTATCTGTTCCGTTTAAATTCTTATACcttttgtaatgaactacgtctaaCCTGAATTCTCGAGAACGAGATACATAGACGGCCTATGTCGGTTTCGGTCACTCCATTTATcccctttaattatttctttgtatctgaactacgtttgacctgaattctcgagaacgagatacgtaggcggcctatgtcggcctcggttggtttctttgtaaattttattcttgttaaCCTTTaaggggaactacgtttgacctgattcctgcctcaacgggatacgtaggagccacaagggttcggtcatGTCTCCCACAAGAgttctattcctctttacaatagaacttggacaaaatttttgagagggactcaaaaattctccaGAAGAAGTTTCCTCCTCAACAAGTCAAACTAAAGATATTTCGAGATCtgcaactgggacagaatttttgagaaaatctcaaaaattccgCGATCTGTTCATTTACAATGAAAAGATAAGCAAGACAGtaaactgggacagaaattttgagaagGGCCTCAAAATTTCAGTAAGGGTTTTACCTACAAGTCCGGAATGACTCCGGAAGCTCACCAGCGAATGATCAGATAGACTTCTAGATGTCAGATtcaaagaagtttgttaagcCTGATATGACATAACTTGGCAGTGACCTTTTCAAGATgctatttcttaaaaaattatttctcttaaattttcccttttatgtttataaaatattttgtcttatctatcaagagtcgggaAATCGGGAAATCAACCGGAGATATCAAGACAAGGAGCAAACAAATGAAGAAATTGACACAGATCAGTATGTTTcttaaaactaacaatttttctgtggacGCAGGTTTATAGCTTTGCTTTGAAATTTGCAAATTCTTCCGACGAATGAACAGGGGGAACTCCAAGAGGGGAAATTATTCCGAAATCAATGGATTTCCTAGAAGCAAAATGCATTTTATATCACTTATGTTGAAgacttgggaatatgaattgtttatttcaatcaatttccaacaatatgaaatttacaAAGAGCGTCTAGCCAGATTCAAAGACGAATCAAAAAAGAATCTCAAGGAAGAGTTTACGATTTCCGTAAAGGCCGCTATTTGCGTCACATTATCAAGCAAGATAGTCATTGTCAATCACGACAATGCATTACCCCAGAGGAGatagttattttattgttattatcgACCAAGGCGATATATTATCTGTAGGTCGTCCTGCCTTTATCATCAATAGAGACGAGAtgaatattcatgcattgcgagttaaaaatcatgcatcgcggaaatcatgcatcgcggaaaatcatgcatcgcgaaaatcatgcatcgcagaaatcatgcatcgtggaaaatcatgcatcgcgagtcaataatTATGCACAACGAGAAGacttcatgcctcgtcaaatttatacatcgcgagaagacttcatacctcgctggaatttatacatcgcgagaagacttcatacctcgctggattttatgcatcacgagaacaatccatgcctcgttgaaaatcatgcatcgcggaaaatcatgcatcgcgagtcaataattatgcacgacgagaagacttcatgcctcgtcaaatttatacatcgcgagaagacttcatacctcgctggaatttatgcatcacgagaagaatccatgcctcgttgaaaataatgcatcgcggaaaatcatgcatcgcgagtcagtAATTATGCgccacgagaagatttcatgcctcgtcaaatttaTACATCGTGGGAAGATTTCTTGCCTCGCTGAAATTTAGACATCGCAAGAAGACTTCATATTTCgctgaaatttatgcatcacgagaagaatcCATACCTCTTTGAAATTTgtgcatcgcaagaagatttcgtGCCTCACCGAAAGTTACgcattgcgagaagatttcattcttcgcAGAATTTAcgtatcgcgggaagatattcttGCCCCGCCAGAAGGCATGCACTGATAAAGAAAGGGAAATCGTGTGTCCCAGGAAGAATATTTATCCATTGGCATCAActacattcttttattttgataaaagtaaacatcaagaAGAACGTCAAAGACGACGTCAAAAGAAATACCAGCATCATatcaacatttatttattttaacatcaAATGAAGAGTACATTGAAAATTATATTGCAAACGCCaaacataagctttatttgctgtACGTCAGACCGATCTAGTCGACGTCG comes from Solanum pennellii chromosome 1, SPENNV200 and encodes:
- the LOC114075181 gene encoding uncharacterized protein K02A2.6-like, with the protein product MDVIGPIEPAASNGHRFILVAIDYFTKWVEAASYKWVTKKVVADFVRNNLICRFGVPESIITDNGANLNSHLMREICEQFKIIYRKSTAYRPQMNGAIEAANKNIKKILRKMIDKHRGWHEMLSYALLGYRMTVRTSTGATPYLLVYGTEVVIHVEVEIPSLRIIQEAELSNAEWVSKRIDQLTLIDEKRMVAVYHGQLYRQRMTRAFHKRVRTRNFEVGQLVLKRISSHLDEYKGKFAPNWQGPYMVRKVLYGGALVLSEMDGTIWPKPINSDAVKRYYV